One Pseudonocardia abyssalis DNA segment encodes these proteins:
- a CDS encoding thiazole synthase gives MDDTLVIGGHEIASRLIMGTGGAANLEVLERALLASGTTLTTVAMRRVDAATGTGVLDLLRRLGIEVLPNTAGCRTAAEAVLTAQLAREALETALVKLEVVADDRTLLPDPFELLDAAEQLVDDGFTVLPYTNDDPVLARKLEQVGCAAVMPLGSPIGTGLGIRNPHNIAMIVEAAGVPVVLDAGIGTASEAAQAMELGCDAVLLATAVTRAADPERMAHAMRLGVEAGRAAHGAGRIPRRYWAKASSPDPDA, from the coding sequence ATGGACGACACGCTGGTCATCGGCGGTCACGAGATCGCGTCGCGGCTCATCATGGGCACCGGCGGTGCGGCGAACCTGGAGGTGCTCGAGCGCGCGCTGCTCGCCTCCGGCACCACTCTGACGACGGTCGCGATGCGCCGCGTCGACGCCGCCACAGGGACGGGCGTGCTCGACCTCCTGCGCCGCCTCGGCATCGAGGTCCTCCCCAACACCGCGGGCTGCCGCACCGCGGCGGAGGCCGTGCTCACCGCGCAGCTCGCGCGGGAGGCGCTGGAGACCGCGCTGGTGAAGCTGGAGGTCGTCGCCGACGACCGCACCCTGCTGCCCGACCCGTTCGAGCTCCTCGACGCCGCCGAGCAGCTCGTCGACGACGGGTTCACGGTGCTGCCCTACACCAACGACGACCCCGTGCTGGCCCGGAAGCTGGAGCAGGTCGGGTGCGCCGCCGTCATGCCGCTGGGGTCGCCGATCGGCACCGGGCTGGGCATCCGCAACCCGCACAACATCGCGATGATCGTCGAGGCGGCCGGGGTCCCCGTCGTCCTCGACGCGGGGATCGGCACCGCGTCGGAGGCGGCGCAGGCGATGGAGCTGGGCTGCGACGCCGTGCTGCTCGCCACCGCCGTCACCCGCGCCGCCGACCCCGAGCGGATGGCCCACGCGATGCGCCTCGGCGTGGAGGCCGGCCGGGCGGCCCACGGCGCGGGCCGGATCCCGCGCCGGTACTGGGCGAAGGCGTCGAGCCCGGACCCCGACGCCTGA